One window from the genome of Amphiprion ocellaris isolate individual 3 ecotype Okinawa chromosome 23, ASM2253959v1, whole genome shotgun sequence encodes:
- the LOC111583237 gene encoding zinc finger protein 260-like isoform X4: MDGGLTKAAALRRVVTDRLSAASRDILAALDRILAEYEAEASGFRREIDRQKRQLELLQPQVALSAAGVKRSRSFISAEEEEAEDEESSENLTGPSRSLPSRCQYDRKKPSRPQIREQQNHIDFRICVLDDSNTGVLSKNALKKCPILDLKCPRGLQEADFLDLLRSASAQLDKPFDILMSDQRRRLQPVRVKTLTAEEILSDVGCIGRKTPMLYVRLKSQDEVILPLQTPNSSLVTSTCEEPNQQTSPIQEVEGSTLSTVSHQRDVETEEAAEEEPTPAEGKAEDSDDDEKDEERGEESDDIWKPDKSDEKVKKTKLRSKKCKVKRCGAAAFCCRICGALHQSEVSLVKHAWTHEDDLVCGACGEHSESEDALKDHLQSSHKTEACHICGESFLSAFSLNEHVAAHSGEKPHECSICRRTFALKATLEHHEKLHQAGKQLKTNLRTHGNRKSHLCGVCGKSLSDYRSLSRHKMTHSGERPHSCQICGRCFKLPGTLRQHEKIHTNRERSYLCDVCCKMFLTAKQLQIHMRTHTNEKPYHCGECGRGFTTKGPLTVHMRVHTGEAPYRCPVCGWSFKRKTNLDNHVAIHSGVKPFVCGICGKACARKTYLTVHMRTHNGERPYKCTICEKAFTQSHCLKTHMKSHQAEENAT, translated from the exons ATGGATGGAGGTTTGACCAAAGCCGCGGCGCTGCGGCGGGTTGTGACCGACAGACTCTCCGCCGCCTCCCGGGACATTTTAGCGGCGCTGGACAGGATCCTAGCCGAATACGAGGCGGAGGCTTCGGGCTTCAGACGGGAGATCGACCGGCAGAAGAGacagctggagctgctgcagcctcaGGTCGCCCTCAGCGCTGCCG GTGTGAAGCGCAGCAGGAGCTTCATCTctgctgaggaagaggaggctgaAGATGAAGAGTCCAGTGAGAACCTGACGGGTCCATCAAG ATCTTTACCCTCCAGATGTCAGTATGACAGAAAGAAACCCAGCAGACCTCAGATCAGAGAGCAACAGAACCACATCGACTTCAGGATCTGCGTCCTGGACGACTCCAACACCGGCGTACTCTCAAAAAATG CGCTGAAGAAATGTCCAATCTTGGACCTGAAGTGTCCTCGAGGTCTGCAGGAGGCCGACTTCCTGGACCTGCTGAGATCCGCCTCCGCTCAGCTCGACAAACCTTTCGACATCCTGATGTCGGACCAAAGGCGGAGATTACAGCCTGTGAGGGTGAAGACGCTGACGGCCGAGGAGATCCTCAGTGATGTCGGCTGCATCGGACGGAAGACGCCGATGCTCTACGTCCGACTGAAG AGTCAAGATGAAGTGATTCTTCCTCTGCAGACTCCAAACAGCAGCTTGGTCACGTCAACATGTGAGGAACCGAATCAGCAAACCAG CCCTATTCAGGAGGTCGAAGGCAGCACATTAAGCACCGTTTCACACCAACGAGACGTGGAAACTGAGGAAGCTGCTGAAGAAGAACCGACTCCAGCTGAGGGTAAAGCAGAagatagtgatgatgatgagaagGACGAAGAACGAGGAGAAGAGAGTGATGACATCTGGAAACCAGATAAGAGCGATGAGAAGGTAAAGAAAACCAAACTGCgatcaaagaaatgcaaagtcAAACGTTGTGGCGCCgctgctttctgctgcaggATCTGTGGAGCTCTGCACCAATCAGAGGTCTCGCTGGTCAAACACGCCTGGACTCACGAGGACGATTTGGTTTGTGGTGCTTGTGGCGAGCATTCAGAGTCTGAGGACGCCTTAAAGGATCatcttcaaagtagccacaaAACTGAAGCCTGTCACATCTGTGGAGAATCTTTCCTCAGCGCTTTCAGCCTGAACGAACATGTGGCCGCTCACTCGGGGGAGAAACCGCACGAATGCAGCATTTGCCGCCGTACATTTGCTCTGAAGGCGACACTGGAGCATCACGAGAAACTCCACCAGGCGGGAAAACAGTTAAAAACGAACCTCAGGACTCACGGCAACAGGAAGTCGCACCTCTGCGGCGTGTGCGGTAAATCCCTCAGCGACTACCGATCTTTATCCCGCCACAAGATGACCCACTCAGGGGAGAGACCGCACAGCTGCCAGATCTGTGGGAGGTGTTTCAAACTGCCGGGAACTCTGAGGCAACACGAGAAGATCCATACGAACCGAGAGCGTTCGTACCTCTGCGACGTCTGCTGCAAGATGTTCCTGACCGCCAAGCAGCTGCAGATCCACATGAGGACGCACACCAACGAGAAACCGTACCACTGCGGCGAATGCGGCCGCGGCTTCACCACCAAAGGGCCGCTGACAGTGCACATGCGAGTTCACACCGGAGAGGCACCGTACCGCTGCCCCGTCTGCGGCTGGTCCTTCAAGCGCAAGACCAACCTGGACAACCACGTGGCAATCCATTCAGGCGTCAAACCGTTTGTGTGTGGGATTTGTGGGAAGGCGTGCGCTCGTAAAACGTATTTAACCGTCCACATGAGAACGCACAACGGAGAGAGACCATATAAATGCACCATCTGCGAGAAAGCCTTCACCCAGAGCCACTGTCTGAAAACGCACATGAAGAGCCACCAGGCGGAGGAAAACGCAACGTGA
- the LOC111583237 gene encoding zinc finger protein 260-like isoform X3, with translation MDGGLTKAAALRRVVTDRLSAASRDILAALDRILAEYEAEASGFRREIDRQKRQLELLQPQVALSAAGVKRSRSFISAEEEEAEDEESSENLTGPSRSLPSRCQYDRKKPSRPQIREQQNHIDFRICVLDDSNTGVLSKNALKKCPILDLKCPRGLQEADFLDLLRSASAQLDKPFDILMSDQRRRLQPVRVKTLTAEEILSDVGCIGRKTPMLYVRLKSQDEVILPLQTPNSSLVTSTCEEPNQQTSSPIQEVEGSTLSTVSHQRDVETEEAAEEEPTPAEGKAEDSDDDEKDEERGEESDDIWKPDKSDEKVKKTKLRSKKCKVKRCGAAAFCCRICGALHQSEVSLVKHAWTHEDDLVCGACGEHSESEDALKDHLQSSHKTEACHICGESFLSAFSLNEHVAAHSGEKPHECSICRRTFALKATLEHHEKLHQAGKQLKTNLRTHGNRKSHLCGVCGKSLSDYRSLSRHKMTHSGERPHSCQICGRCFKLPGTLRQHEKIHTNRERSYLCDVCCKMFLTAKQLQIHMRTHTNEKPYHCGECGRGFTTKGPLTVHMRVHTGEAPYRCPVCGWSFKRKTNLDNHVAIHSGVKPFVCGICGKACARKTYLTVHMRTHNGERPYKCTICEKAFTQSHCLKTHMKSHQAEENAT, from the exons ATGGATGGAGGTTTGACCAAAGCCGCGGCGCTGCGGCGGGTTGTGACCGACAGACTCTCCGCCGCCTCCCGGGACATTTTAGCGGCGCTGGACAGGATCCTAGCCGAATACGAGGCGGAGGCTTCGGGCTTCAGACGGGAGATCGACCGGCAGAAGAGacagctggagctgctgcagcctcaGGTCGCCCTCAGCGCTGCCG GTGTGAAGCGCAGCAGGAGCTTCATCTctgctgaggaagaggaggctgaAGATGAAGAGTCCAGTGAGAACCTGACGGGTCCATCAAG ATCTTTACCCTCCAGATGTCAGTATGACAGAAAGAAACCCAGCAGACCTCAGATCAGAGAGCAACAGAACCACATCGACTTCAGGATCTGCGTCCTGGACGACTCCAACACCGGCGTACTCTCAAAAAATG CGCTGAAGAAATGTCCAATCTTGGACCTGAAGTGTCCTCGAGGTCTGCAGGAGGCCGACTTCCTGGACCTGCTGAGATCCGCCTCCGCTCAGCTCGACAAACCTTTCGACATCCTGATGTCGGACCAAAGGCGGAGATTACAGCCTGTGAGGGTGAAGACGCTGACGGCCGAGGAGATCCTCAGTGATGTCGGCTGCATCGGACGGAAGACGCCGATGCTCTACGTCCGACTGAAG AGTCAAGATGAAGTGATTCTTCCTCTGCAGACTCCAAACAGCAGCTTGGTCACGTCAACATGTGAGGAACCGAATCAGCAAACCAG CAGCCCTATTCAGGAGGTCGAAGGCAGCACATTAAGCACCGTTTCACACCAACGAGACGTGGAAACTGAGGAAGCTGCTGAAGAAGAACCGACTCCAGCTGAGGGTAAAGCAGAagatagtgatgatgatgagaagGACGAAGAACGAGGAGAAGAGAGTGATGACATCTGGAAACCAGATAAGAGCGATGAGAAGGTAAAGAAAACCAAACTGCgatcaaagaaatgcaaagtcAAACGTTGTGGCGCCgctgctttctgctgcaggATCTGTGGAGCTCTGCACCAATCAGAGGTCTCGCTGGTCAAACACGCCTGGACTCACGAGGACGATTTGGTTTGTGGTGCTTGTGGCGAGCATTCAGAGTCTGAGGACGCCTTAAAGGATCatcttcaaagtagccacaaAACTGAAGCCTGTCACATCTGTGGAGAATCTTTCCTCAGCGCTTTCAGCCTGAACGAACATGTGGCCGCTCACTCGGGGGAGAAACCGCACGAATGCAGCATTTGCCGCCGTACATTTGCTCTGAAGGCGACACTGGAGCATCACGAGAAACTCCACCAGGCGGGAAAACAGTTAAAAACGAACCTCAGGACTCACGGCAACAGGAAGTCGCACCTCTGCGGCGTGTGCGGTAAATCCCTCAGCGACTACCGATCTTTATCCCGCCACAAGATGACCCACTCAGGGGAGAGACCGCACAGCTGCCAGATCTGTGGGAGGTGTTTCAAACTGCCGGGAACTCTGAGGCAACACGAGAAGATCCATACGAACCGAGAGCGTTCGTACCTCTGCGACGTCTGCTGCAAGATGTTCCTGACCGCCAAGCAGCTGCAGATCCACATGAGGACGCACACCAACGAGAAACCGTACCACTGCGGCGAATGCGGCCGCGGCTTCACCACCAAAGGGCCGCTGACAGTGCACATGCGAGTTCACACCGGAGAGGCACCGTACCGCTGCCCCGTCTGCGGCTGGTCCTTCAAGCGCAAGACCAACCTGGACAACCACGTGGCAATCCATTCAGGCGTCAAACCGTTTGTGTGTGGGATTTGTGGGAAGGCGTGCGCTCGTAAAACGTATTTAACCGTCCACATGAGAACGCACAACGGAGAGAGACCATATAAATGCACCATCTGCGAGAAAGCCTTCACCCAGAGCCACTGTCTGAAAACGCACATGAAGAGCCACCAGGCGGAGGAAAACGCAACGTGA
- the LOC111583237 gene encoding zinc finger protein 260-like isoform X1, with the protein MDGGLTKAAALRRVVTDRLSAASRDILAALDRILAEYEAEASGFRREIDRQKRQLELLQPQVALSAAGVKRSRSFISAEEEEAEDEESSENLTGPSRSLPSRCQYDRKKPSRPQIREQQNHIDFRICVLDDSNTGVLSKNALKKCPILDLKCPRGLQEADFLDLLRSASAQLDKPFDILMSDQRRRLQPVRVKTLTAEEILSDVGCIGRKTPMLYVRLKSQDEVILPLQTPNSSLVTSTCEEPNQQTRPKNYRLFTTCSNSWYRTSPHGSRSSPIQEVEGSTLSTVSHQRDVETEEAAEEEPTPAEGKAEDSDDDEKDEERGEESDDIWKPDKSDEKVKKTKLRSKKCKVKRCGAAAFCCRICGALHQSEVSLVKHAWTHEDDLVCGACGEHSESEDALKDHLQSSHKTEACHICGESFLSAFSLNEHVAAHSGEKPHECSICRRTFALKATLEHHEKLHQAGKQLKTNLRTHGNRKSHLCGVCGKSLSDYRSLSRHKMTHSGERPHSCQICGRCFKLPGTLRQHEKIHTNRERSYLCDVCCKMFLTAKQLQIHMRTHTNEKPYHCGECGRGFTTKGPLTVHMRVHTGEAPYRCPVCGWSFKRKTNLDNHVAIHSGVKPFVCGICGKACARKTYLTVHMRTHNGERPYKCTICEKAFTQSHCLKTHMKSHQAEENAT; encoded by the exons ATGGATGGAGGTTTGACCAAAGCCGCGGCGCTGCGGCGGGTTGTGACCGACAGACTCTCCGCCGCCTCCCGGGACATTTTAGCGGCGCTGGACAGGATCCTAGCCGAATACGAGGCGGAGGCTTCGGGCTTCAGACGGGAGATCGACCGGCAGAAGAGacagctggagctgctgcagcctcaGGTCGCCCTCAGCGCTGCCG GTGTGAAGCGCAGCAGGAGCTTCATCTctgctgaggaagaggaggctgaAGATGAAGAGTCCAGTGAGAACCTGACGGGTCCATCAAG ATCTTTACCCTCCAGATGTCAGTATGACAGAAAGAAACCCAGCAGACCTCAGATCAGAGAGCAACAGAACCACATCGACTTCAGGATCTGCGTCCTGGACGACTCCAACACCGGCGTACTCTCAAAAAATG CGCTGAAGAAATGTCCAATCTTGGACCTGAAGTGTCCTCGAGGTCTGCAGGAGGCCGACTTCCTGGACCTGCTGAGATCCGCCTCCGCTCAGCTCGACAAACCTTTCGACATCCTGATGTCGGACCAAAGGCGGAGATTACAGCCTGTGAGGGTGAAGACGCTGACGGCCGAGGAGATCCTCAGTGATGTCGGCTGCATCGGACGGAAGACGCCGATGCTCTACGTCCGACTGAAG AGTCAAGATGAAGTGATTCTTCCTCTGCAGACTCCAAACAGCAGCTTGGTCACGTCAACATGTGAGGAACCGAATCAGCAAACCAG accaaagaactacagactcttcacaacctgctcaaactcttggtacaggacctcaccacacgggtcaagaag CAGCCCTATTCAGGAGGTCGAAGGCAGCACATTAAGCACCGTTTCACACCAACGAGACGTGGAAACTGAGGAAGCTGCTGAAGAAGAACCGACTCCAGCTGAGGGTAAAGCAGAagatagtgatgatgatgagaagGACGAAGAACGAGGAGAAGAGAGTGATGACATCTGGAAACCAGATAAGAGCGATGAGAAGGTAAAGAAAACCAAACTGCgatcaaagaaatgcaaagtcAAACGTTGTGGCGCCgctgctttctgctgcaggATCTGTGGAGCTCTGCACCAATCAGAGGTCTCGCTGGTCAAACACGCCTGGACTCACGAGGACGATTTGGTTTGTGGTGCTTGTGGCGAGCATTCAGAGTCTGAGGACGCCTTAAAGGATCatcttcaaagtagccacaaAACTGAAGCCTGTCACATCTGTGGAGAATCTTTCCTCAGCGCTTTCAGCCTGAACGAACATGTGGCCGCTCACTCGGGGGAGAAACCGCACGAATGCAGCATTTGCCGCCGTACATTTGCTCTGAAGGCGACACTGGAGCATCACGAGAAACTCCACCAGGCGGGAAAACAGTTAAAAACGAACCTCAGGACTCACGGCAACAGGAAGTCGCACCTCTGCGGCGTGTGCGGTAAATCCCTCAGCGACTACCGATCTTTATCCCGCCACAAGATGACCCACTCAGGGGAGAGACCGCACAGCTGCCAGATCTGTGGGAGGTGTTTCAAACTGCCGGGAACTCTGAGGCAACACGAGAAGATCCATACGAACCGAGAGCGTTCGTACCTCTGCGACGTCTGCTGCAAGATGTTCCTGACCGCCAAGCAGCTGCAGATCCACATGAGGACGCACACCAACGAGAAACCGTACCACTGCGGCGAATGCGGCCGCGGCTTCACCACCAAAGGGCCGCTGACAGTGCACATGCGAGTTCACACCGGAGAGGCACCGTACCGCTGCCCCGTCTGCGGCTGGTCCTTCAAGCGCAAGACCAACCTGGACAACCACGTGGCAATCCATTCAGGCGTCAAACCGTTTGTGTGTGGGATTTGTGGGAAGGCGTGCGCTCGTAAAACGTATTTAACCGTCCACATGAGAACGCACAACGGAGAGAGACCATATAAATGCACCATCTGCGAGAAAGCCTTCACCCAGAGCCACTGTCTGAAAACGCACATGAAGAGCCACCAGGCGGAGGAAAACGCAACGTGA
- the LOC111583237 gene encoding zinc finger protein 260-like isoform X2 encodes MDGGLTKAAALRRVVTDRLSAASRDILAALDRILAEYEAEASGFRREIDRQKRQLELLQPQVALSAAGVKRSRSFISAEEEEAEDEESSENLTGPSRSLPSRCQYDRKKPSRPQIREQQNHIDFRICVLDDSNTGVLSKNALKKCPILDLKCPRGLQEADFLDLLRSASAQLDKPFDILMSDQRRRLQPVRVKTLTAEEILSDVGCIGRKTPMLYVRLKSQDEVILPLQTPNSSLVTSTCEEPNQQTRPKNYRLFTTCSNSWYRTSPHGSRSPIQEVEGSTLSTVSHQRDVETEEAAEEEPTPAEGKAEDSDDDEKDEERGEESDDIWKPDKSDEKVKKTKLRSKKCKVKRCGAAAFCCRICGALHQSEVSLVKHAWTHEDDLVCGACGEHSESEDALKDHLQSSHKTEACHICGESFLSAFSLNEHVAAHSGEKPHECSICRRTFALKATLEHHEKLHQAGKQLKTNLRTHGNRKSHLCGVCGKSLSDYRSLSRHKMTHSGERPHSCQICGRCFKLPGTLRQHEKIHTNRERSYLCDVCCKMFLTAKQLQIHMRTHTNEKPYHCGECGRGFTTKGPLTVHMRVHTGEAPYRCPVCGWSFKRKTNLDNHVAIHSGVKPFVCGICGKACARKTYLTVHMRTHNGERPYKCTICEKAFTQSHCLKTHMKSHQAEENAT; translated from the exons ATGGATGGAGGTTTGACCAAAGCCGCGGCGCTGCGGCGGGTTGTGACCGACAGACTCTCCGCCGCCTCCCGGGACATTTTAGCGGCGCTGGACAGGATCCTAGCCGAATACGAGGCGGAGGCTTCGGGCTTCAGACGGGAGATCGACCGGCAGAAGAGacagctggagctgctgcagcctcaGGTCGCCCTCAGCGCTGCCG GTGTGAAGCGCAGCAGGAGCTTCATCTctgctgaggaagaggaggctgaAGATGAAGAGTCCAGTGAGAACCTGACGGGTCCATCAAG ATCTTTACCCTCCAGATGTCAGTATGACAGAAAGAAACCCAGCAGACCTCAGATCAGAGAGCAACAGAACCACATCGACTTCAGGATCTGCGTCCTGGACGACTCCAACACCGGCGTACTCTCAAAAAATG CGCTGAAGAAATGTCCAATCTTGGACCTGAAGTGTCCTCGAGGTCTGCAGGAGGCCGACTTCCTGGACCTGCTGAGATCCGCCTCCGCTCAGCTCGACAAACCTTTCGACATCCTGATGTCGGACCAAAGGCGGAGATTACAGCCTGTGAGGGTGAAGACGCTGACGGCCGAGGAGATCCTCAGTGATGTCGGCTGCATCGGACGGAAGACGCCGATGCTCTACGTCCGACTGAAG AGTCAAGATGAAGTGATTCTTCCTCTGCAGACTCCAAACAGCAGCTTGGTCACGTCAACATGTGAGGAACCGAATCAGCAAACCAG accaaagaactacagactcttcacaacctgctcaaactcttggtacaggacctcaccacacgggtcaagaag CCCTATTCAGGAGGTCGAAGGCAGCACATTAAGCACCGTTTCACACCAACGAGACGTGGAAACTGAGGAAGCTGCTGAAGAAGAACCGACTCCAGCTGAGGGTAAAGCAGAagatagtgatgatgatgagaagGACGAAGAACGAGGAGAAGAGAGTGATGACATCTGGAAACCAGATAAGAGCGATGAGAAGGTAAAGAAAACCAAACTGCgatcaaagaaatgcaaagtcAAACGTTGTGGCGCCgctgctttctgctgcaggATCTGTGGAGCTCTGCACCAATCAGAGGTCTCGCTGGTCAAACACGCCTGGACTCACGAGGACGATTTGGTTTGTGGTGCTTGTGGCGAGCATTCAGAGTCTGAGGACGCCTTAAAGGATCatcttcaaagtagccacaaAACTGAAGCCTGTCACATCTGTGGAGAATCTTTCCTCAGCGCTTTCAGCCTGAACGAACATGTGGCCGCTCACTCGGGGGAGAAACCGCACGAATGCAGCATTTGCCGCCGTACATTTGCTCTGAAGGCGACACTGGAGCATCACGAGAAACTCCACCAGGCGGGAAAACAGTTAAAAACGAACCTCAGGACTCACGGCAACAGGAAGTCGCACCTCTGCGGCGTGTGCGGTAAATCCCTCAGCGACTACCGATCTTTATCCCGCCACAAGATGACCCACTCAGGGGAGAGACCGCACAGCTGCCAGATCTGTGGGAGGTGTTTCAAACTGCCGGGAACTCTGAGGCAACACGAGAAGATCCATACGAACCGAGAGCGTTCGTACCTCTGCGACGTCTGCTGCAAGATGTTCCTGACCGCCAAGCAGCTGCAGATCCACATGAGGACGCACACCAACGAGAAACCGTACCACTGCGGCGAATGCGGCCGCGGCTTCACCACCAAAGGGCCGCTGACAGTGCACATGCGAGTTCACACCGGAGAGGCACCGTACCGCTGCCCCGTCTGCGGCTGGTCCTTCAAGCGCAAGACCAACCTGGACAACCACGTGGCAATCCATTCAGGCGTCAAACCGTTTGTGTGTGGGATTTGTGGGAAGGCGTGCGCTCGTAAAACGTATTTAACCGTCCACATGAGAACGCACAACGGAGAGAGACCATATAAATGCACCATCTGCGAGAAAGCCTTCACCCAGAGCCACTGTCTGAAAACGCACATGAAGAGCCACCAGGCGGAGGAAAACGCAACGTGA